A window of the Pirellulales bacterium genome harbors these coding sequences:
- a CDS encoding prepilin peptidase has product MLVAEIVVWIFRSEVIILAWLTMLGAVIGSFLNVVVYRLPAGKSLLYPGSQCPHCHHAIRWYDNLPVLGWFLLRGKCRDCLAPISPRYPAVEALTALVFLTVAITHVVLPLPDDLSDAERYWLVLRTELGRFFYLVTLLCCLEVTALMRYDGQRLPRSLVLFALLVGLVVPAIWPHVKGYDREHIGTALLWGAAVGLTAAMLAGLIVRWLDKSPGVAIEVGAVLVSVGIYLSGSSAGVVAFEATTIFLLAAMVSRRRLPWSVYAGAATWLAVALGIGL; this is encoded by the coding sequence ATGCTAGTCGCCGAAATCGTCGTTTGGATCTTCCGCAGCGAGGTCATCATCCTGGCCTGGTTGACGATGCTGGGGGCCGTCATCGGCAGTTTTCTCAACGTCGTCGTCTACCGGCTGCCGGCGGGCAAAAGCCTGCTCTACCCCGGCTCGCAATGCCCCCACTGCCATCACGCCATTCGCTGGTACGACAACCTGCCGGTGCTGGGCTGGTTTCTGCTGCGGGGCAAGTGCCGCGATTGCCTGGCGCCGATCTCGCCGCGCTATCCCGCCGTCGAGGCCCTGACGGCACTCGTCTTTCTGACCGTGGCGATCACGCACGTCGTGCTGCCGCTGCCCGACGACCTGTCCGACGCCGAGCGCTACTGGCTCGTGCTGCGTACCGAGCTTGGACGATTCTTCTATCTAGTGACGCTGTTGTGTTGCCTCGAAGTCACGGCGCTCATGCGCTACGACGGGCAGCGTCTGCCGCGCTCCCTCGTGCTGTTCGCCCTGCTGGTGGGCCTCGTCGTTCCGGCGATCTGGCCGCACGTCAAGGGTTACGACCGCGAGCACATCGGTACCGCATTACTGTGGGGAGCCGCGGTGGGACTGACAGCCGCGATGCTCGCCGGACTCATCGTCCGCTGGTTGGACAAGTCCCCCGGCGTGGCGATCGAAGTAGGCGCCGTGCTCGTGAGCGTCGGCATCTATTTGAGCGGTAGCAGCGCCGGCGTGGTGGCATTCGAGGCGACGACGATTTTCTTGTTGGCGGCGATGGTCTCGCGACGACGATTGCCGTGGAGCGTCTACGCCGGCGCGGCCACGTGGCTGGCCGTGGCGTTAGGAATTGGCTTGTGA